The Manihot esculenta cultivar AM560-2 chromosome 1, M.esculenta_v8, whole genome shotgun sequence genome has a window encoding:
- the LOC110628051 gene encoding protein unc-13 homolog isoform X2: MEHTALLHRYRRDRRKLLEFLLSSGLIKELRTPSGPTNSLSNIDFDTLSADYILLCLKSGGVIDVTEATKKYSDESAYPVTSHSHTRNSYFLVSDPDFSGSPPRRVPPPISVRQTTNAAQSSSQMESSDVENAAAFGDDHSPRYKNAPIRPSQNPEIPALGLPSLSTGLSEDDLRESAYELLLASIFLSGVQGNSVDDRKKEKSSKFLSSLKSKRDKLSQSQSLGRHSELMDTVRVQMQISEAMDACIRRNLMQVAARRIYGQIDLPHISLVLLNGIFKSDFRSEKSYIQWKNRQANILEEFICFPANVKKTEHLTIRSHAAKIRHEKEWDTVMSPSERVAVLASIRQVAVNLSSLPGRFGIQGETFYWTAGYHLNIRLYQKLLFAVFDVLDEGQFIEEADEVLSLIKLTWSTLGITQKMHNALYAWVLFRQFVETNEGMLLENAVTELQKVLTAEEADGKEEQYMNCVICSRQYDGHELKLNLVQAICVSISIWCDSTLLDYHLHFSQKPSCFRTMMALVTAVGILTSDDCGEVKLTKFSASNDNVSSKLKYYVTRSTNAAYGRVANKVDLESKVQRMHPLAMLAEEVKLIAEREFNVFWPVLHQWCPESLMMSVVILHQSYGERLRPFLKQLSSLSEDVRSVLPSAEMLDHYLTELHGTALEANRLLLSSCQVLDHYQIGEVSTPLILDWVISQHTHILEWTGRAFDIEDWEPLSFHQRQAASIVEVFRIVEETVDQFFGFNLPMDITHLQALLSVIFHSLDTYLLKMLNRLVDKNHLYPSAPPLTRYTETVISVIKKRLLECAPMDDDVICKLNELTIPKLCIRLNTLQYIQKQIGILEDGIRKSWALVRPSHNPRWTRDEPLEESSLLTCSEAIDALFATTFSIIKDTAGDAINKICAFTGARVVFWDLRNTFLFHLYRGDVASSRLESFLPHVDTVLDLICGLIDDSLRDLLVLSIFRALLEGYVWVLLDGGPSRAFSDSDVSAIEDDFNMLKDFFIAGGEGLPRSLVEQEAKFSQQILGLFSLQTETVIKLLMNASEHISVGLDFNKRPHMHLEDAHTLIRVLCHKKDREASKFLKLQYQLPMSSEYDDTPARDSTTRSPLISDLLKRSYSTNWTKKGHSSFKSIKKKLQGATSEIRNVAR; encoded by the exons ATGGAGCACACAGCTCTTTTGCACCGTTACCGTCGTGATCGCCGGAAACTCTTGGAGTTTCTTTTATCTTCTGGTTTGATCAAGGAGCTCCGAACTCCATCCGGTCCCACCAATTCTCTCTCTAATATTGATTTCGATACTCTCAGCGCCGATTATATCCTCCTCTGCCTGAAATCAG GTGGAGTTATCGATGTTACTGAAGCGACTAAGAAGTACTCAGACGAATCTGCATATCCTGTCACG AGTCATTCACATACAAGGAACTCCTATTTTCTTGTTTCTGATCCAGATTTTTCTGGATCTCCTCCTAGGCGTGTGCCTCCTCCAATTTCTGTTCGCCAAACCACTAATGCTGCCCAATCATCTAGTCAAATGGAAAGTTCAGATGTTGAGAATGCCGCAGCATTTGGGGATGATCATAGTCCTAGATATAAAAATGCACCTATTAGGCCTTCACAAAATCCAGAAATTCCTGCACTTGGTTTACCTAGTCTGAGCACAG GATTGTCTGAGGATGACTTGCGGGAATCAGCCTATGAGTTACTGCTTGCTTCTATATTTTTGTCTGG GGTTCAAGGTAATTCAGTTGAcgatagaaagaaagaaaagagttccAAATTTTTATCTAGCTTGAAAAGTAAAAGGGACAAGCTTTCACAATCACAGTCTTTAGGAAGACACTCAGAGCTCATGGACACTGTCCGTGTTCAGATGCAG ATTTCAGAAGCCAtggatgcttgcattaggcgAAATTTGATGCAGGTGGCAGCAAGGAGAATTTATGGACAAATTGACCTTCCCCACATCTCACTGGTCCTTTTGAATGGTATTTTCAAGTCTGATTTTCGTAGTGAAAAGTCTTATATCCAATGGAAGAACAGGCAG GCCAATATATTAGAAGAATTTATTTGTTTTCCTGCTAATGTCAAGAAAACTGAACATCTAACTATTAGAAGCCATGCTGCAAAGATCAGACATGAGAAG GAATGGGACACTGTAATGTCGCCTTCTGAGCGTGTTGCAGTTCTAGCATCTATTAGACAAGTTGCTGTAAATTTGTCATCTCTGCCTGGGCGATTTGGCATTCAAGGTGAAACCTTTTATTGGACTGCCGGCTATCACTTGAATATAAGACTTTATCAAAAACTACTTTTTGCTGTCTTTGATGTTCTTGATGAAGGCCAATTTATAGAG GAAGCCGATGAAGTCTTATCACTTATAAAATTAACCTGGTCTACTTTAGGCATCACCCAGAAAATGCATAATGCATTATATGCATGGGTCCTTTTTCGACAG TTTGTGGAGACAAATGAGGGTATGCTTTTAGAAAATGCAGTTACTGAGTTGCAGAAAGTTCTAACTGCTGAAGAAGCTGATGGGAAGGAGGAGCAGTATATGAACTGTGTAATATGTTCAAGGCAATATGATGGGCATGAACTAAAGTTAAATTTGGTGCAGGCTATTTGTGTCTCAATAAGCATTTGGTGTGACAGTACACTGCTAGATTATCATCTGCATTTCAGTCAG AAACCTTCTTGCTTCAGAACAATGATGGCCCTGGTGACGGCAGTTGGAATACTTACTTCTGATGATTGTGGTGAAGTTAAG TTAACAAAATTCAGTGCTTCAAATGATAATGTTTCTAGCAAGCTTAAATATTATGTCACGAGGTCTACTAATGCTGCATATGGGCGG GTTGCAAATAAAGTTGATCTTGAATCTAAAGTACAAAGGATGCATCCATTGGCTATGCTCGCTGAGGAAGTAAAGTTGATTGCTGAAAGAGAGTTCAATGTCTTTTGGCCAGTGTTACATCAATGGTGTCCTGAGTCCTTGATGATGTCAGTTGTCATTTTGCACCAATCTTATGGGGAAAGACTG AGACCTTTCCTTAAGCAATTGTCATCTCTTTCTGAAGATGTTAGGTCAGTTCTTCCTTCTGCTGAAATGTTGGATCATTATTTGACTGAGCTACATGGTACTGCTCTGGAAGCAAATAGGTTGCTTCTTTCTTCCTGTCAAGTTTTAGATCATTATCAG ATTGGAGAAGTTTCCACACCTCTCATTCTTGATTGGGTAATATCTCAGCACACTCATATTTTGGAATGGACTGGGCGCGCTTTTGATATTGAG GATTGGGAGCCTTTATCATTTCATCAACGACAGGCAGCATCTATAGTTGAAGTTTTTAGAATTGTAGAAGAG ACTGTGGATCAATTCTTTGGCTTCAATCTCCCGATGGATATTACCCATCTACAAGCTCTATTATCTGTAATTTTTCATAGTCTGGACACATATTTGTTGAAAATGCTCAACCGGTTAG TTGACAAGAATCATCTCTATCCATCTGCTCCTCCTTTAACTCGTTACACGGAGACTGTTATTTCAGTAATTAAGAAAAGGCTGCTCGAGTGTGCACCAATGGATGACGATGTGATCTGCAAGTTGAATGAGCTGACAATACCAAAACTCTGCATTAGGTTGAATACTCTTCAA TATATTCAGAAACAGATTGGCATTTTGGAAGATGGGATTAGAAAATCTTGGGCCCTGGTCAGGCCATCTCATAACCCAAGATGGA CAAGAGATGAGCCCCTAGAGGAGTCTAGTTTGCTAACTTGCAGCGAAGCTATTGACGCACTATTTGCAACCACATTTAGCATCATCAAGGATACTGCAGGAGATGCTATCAACAAAATTTGTGCCTTCACTG GAGCAAGAGTTGTATTCTGGGACCTGAGAAACACATTCCTGTTTCATTTATATCGTGGAGATGTTGCAAGTTCTCGTTTGGAAAGCTTTCTTCCTCATGTTGATACT GTCCTTGATCTCATTTGTGGATTAATTGATGATAGTCTCAGAGACCTTCTGGTGTTAAGCATCTTTCGAGCATTGTTG GAAGGCTATGTTTGGGTATTGTTGGATGGAGGTCCTTCTCGTGCCTTTTCTGATTCAGATGTTTCTGCTATAGAAGATGACTTCAATATGTTGAAG GATTTCTTTATAGCTGGTGGAGAAGGCCTTCCTCGTTCATTAGTTGAGCAAGAAGCAAAATTCAGTCAACAGATACTTGGTTTATTTTCCCTGCAG ACTGAAACAGTTATTAAATTGTTGATGAATGCAAGTGAGCATATCTCAGTGGGATTGGATTTTAATAAGCGTCCTCATATGCATTTGGAAGATGCCCACACTTTAATACGAGTCTTGTGCCACAAGAAAGACAGGGAGGCTTCCAAGTTCCTAAAACTGCAGTATCAGCTTCCCATGTCTTCAG AGTACGATGACACTCCAGCTCGGGATTCAACTACGAGATCACCTCTTATATCAGATCTCCTTAAGCGAAGTTATTCAACTAATTGGACCAAAAAGGGTCACAGCAGTTTCAAATCAATAAAGAAAAAACTTCAAGGAGCAACATCTGAGATCAGGAATGTAGCTCGGTAA
- the LOC110628051 gene encoding protein unc-13 homolog isoform X3: MEHTALLHRYRRDRRKLLEFLLSSGLIKELRTPSGPTNSLSNIDFDTLSADYILLCLKSGGVIDVTEATKKYSDESAYPVTSHSHTRNSYFLVSDPDFSGSPPRRVPPPISVRQTTNAAQSSSQMESSDVENAAAFGDDHSPRYKNAPIRPSQNPEIPALGLPSLSTGLSEDDLRESAYELLLASIFLSGVQGNSVDDRKKEKSSKFLSSLKSKRDKLSQSQSLGRHSELMDTVRVQMQISEAMDACIRRNLMQVAARRIYGQIDLPHISLVLLNGIFKSDFRSEKSYIQWKNRQANILEEFICFPANVKKTEHLTIRSHAAKIRHEKEWDTVMSPSERVAVLASIRQVAVNLSSLPGRFGIQGETFYWTAGYHLNIRLYQKLLFAVFDVLDEGQFIEEADEVLSLIKLTWSTLGITQKMHNALYAWVLFRQFVETNEGMLLENAVTELQKVLTAEEADGKEEQYMNCVICSRQYDGHELKLNLVQAICVSISIWCDSTLLDYHLHFSQQKPSCFRTMMALVTAVGILTSDDCGEVKVRSSCSLTKFSASNDNVSSKLKYYVTRSTNAAYGRVANKVDLESKVQRMHPLAMLAEEVKLIAEREFNVFWPVLHQWCPESLMMSVVILHQSYGERLRPFLKQLSSLSEDVRSVLPSAEMLDHYLTELHGTALEANRLLLSSCQVLDHYQIGEVSTPLILDWVISQHTHILEWTGRAFDIEDWEPLSFHQRQAASIVEVFRIVEETVDQFFGFNLPMDITHLQALLSVIFHSLDTYLLKMLNRLVDKNHLYPSAPPLTRYTETVISVIKKRLLECAPMDDDVICKLNELTIPKLCIRLNTLQYIQKQIGILEDGIRKSWALVRPSHNPRWTRDEPLEESSLLTCSEAIDALFATTFSIIKDTAGDAINKICAFTGARVVFWDLRNTFLFHLYRGDVASSRLESFLPHVDTVLDLICGLIDDSLRDLLVLSIFRALLEGYVWVLLDGGPSRAFSDSDVSAIEDDFNMLKVWQLMFEALSLTTD, from the exons ATGGAGCACACAGCTCTTTTGCACCGTTACCGTCGTGATCGCCGGAAACTCTTGGAGTTTCTTTTATCTTCTGGTTTGATCAAGGAGCTCCGAACTCCATCCGGTCCCACCAATTCTCTCTCTAATATTGATTTCGATACTCTCAGCGCCGATTATATCCTCCTCTGCCTGAAATCAG GTGGAGTTATCGATGTTACTGAAGCGACTAAGAAGTACTCAGACGAATCTGCATATCCTGTCACG AGTCATTCACATACAAGGAACTCCTATTTTCTTGTTTCTGATCCAGATTTTTCTGGATCTCCTCCTAGGCGTGTGCCTCCTCCAATTTCTGTTCGCCAAACCACTAATGCTGCCCAATCATCTAGTCAAATGGAAAGTTCAGATGTTGAGAATGCCGCAGCATTTGGGGATGATCATAGTCCTAGATATAAAAATGCACCTATTAGGCCTTCACAAAATCCAGAAATTCCTGCACTTGGTTTACCTAGTCTGAGCACAG GATTGTCTGAGGATGACTTGCGGGAATCAGCCTATGAGTTACTGCTTGCTTCTATATTTTTGTCTGG GGTTCAAGGTAATTCAGTTGAcgatagaaagaaagaaaagagttccAAATTTTTATCTAGCTTGAAAAGTAAAAGGGACAAGCTTTCACAATCACAGTCTTTAGGAAGACACTCAGAGCTCATGGACACTGTCCGTGTTCAGATGCAG ATTTCAGAAGCCAtggatgcttgcattaggcgAAATTTGATGCAGGTGGCAGCAAGGAGAATTTATGGACAAATTGACCTTCCCCACATCTCACTGGTCCTTTTGAATGGTATTTTCAAGTCTGATTTTCGTAGTGAAAAGTCTTATATCCAATGGAAGAACAGGCAG GCCAATATATTAGAAGAATTTATTTGTTTTCCTGCTAATGTCAAGAAAACTGAACATCTAACTATTAGAAGCCATGCTGCAAAGATCAGACATGAGAAG GAATGGGACACTGTAATGTCGCCTTCTGAGCGTGTTGCAGTTCTAGCATCTATTAGACAAGTTGCTGTAAATTTGTCATCTCTGCCTGGGCGATTTGGCATTCAAGGTGAAACCTTTTATTGGACTGCCGGCTATCACTTGAATATAAGACTTTATCAAAAACTACTTTTTGCTGTCTTTGATGTTCTTGATGAAGGCCAATTTATAGAG GAAGCCGATGAAGTCTTATCACTTATAAAATTAACCTGGTCTACTTTAGGCATCACCCAGAAAATGCATAATGCATTATATGCATGGGTCCTTTTTCGACAG TTTGTGGAGACAAATGAGGGTATGCTTTTAGAAAATGCAGTTACTGAGTTGCAGAAAGTTCTAACTGCTGAAGAAGCTGATGGGAAGGAGGAGCAGTATATGAACTGTGTAATATGTTCAAGGCAATATGATGGGCATGAACTAAAGTTAAATTTGGTGCAGGCTATTTGTGTCTCAATAAGCATTTGGTGTGACAGTACACTGCTAGATTATCATCTGCATTTCAGTCAG CAGAAACCTTCTTGCTTCAGAACAATGATGGCCCTGGTGACGGCAGTTGGAATACTTACTTCTGATGATTGTGGTGAAGTTAAGGTTAGATCTAGCTGCAGT TTAACAAAATTCAGTGCTTCAAATGATAATGTTTCTAGCAAGCTTAAATATTATGTCACGAGGTCTACTAATGCTGCATATGGGCGG GTTGCAAATAAAGTTGATCTTGAATCTAAAGTACAAAGGATGCATCCATTGGCTATGCTCGCTGAGGAAGTAAAGTTGATTGCTGAAAGAGAGTTCAATGTCTTTTGGCCAGTGTTACATCAATGGTGTCCTGAGTCCTTGATGATGTCAGTTGTCATTTTGCACCAATCTTATGGGGAAAGACTG AGACCTTTCCTTAAGCAATTGTCATCTCTTTCTGAAGATGTTAGGTCAGTTCTTCCTTCTGCTGAAATGTTGGATCATTATTTGACTGAGCTACATGGTACTGCTCTGGAAGCAAATAGGTTGCTTCTTTCTTCCTGTCAAGTTTTAGATCATTATCAG ATTGGAGAAGTTTCCACACCTCTCATTCTTGATTGGGTAATATCTCAGCACACTCATATTTTGGAATGGACTGGGCGCGCTTTTGATATTGAG GATTGGGAGCCTTTATCATTTCATCAACGACAGGCAGCATCTATAGTTGAAGTTTTTAGAATTGTAGAAGAG ACTGTGGATCAATTCTTTGGCTTCAATCTCCCGATGGATATTACCCATCTACAAGCTCTATTATCTGTAATTTTTCATAGTCTGGACACATATTTGTTGAAAATGCTCAACCGGTTAG TTGACAAGAATCATCTCTATCCATCTGCTCCTCCTTTAACTCGTTACACGGAGACTGTTATTTCAGTAATTAAGAAAAGGCTGCTCGAGTGTGCACCAATGGATGACGATGTGATCTGCAAGTTGAATGAGCTGACAATACCAAAACTCTGCATTAGGTTGAATACTCTTCAA TATATTCAGAAACAGATTGGCATTTTGGAAGATGGGATTAGAAAATCTTGGGCCCTGGTCAGGCCATCTCATAACCCAAGATGGA CAAGAGATGAGCCCCTAGAGGAGTCTAGTTTGCTAACTTGCAGCGAAGCTATTGACGCACTATTTGCAACCACATTTAGCATCATCAAGGATACTGCAGGAGATGCTATCAACAAAATTTGTGCCTTCACTG GAGCAAGAGTTGTATTCTGGGACCTGAGAAACACATTCCTGTTTCATTTATATCGTGGAGATGTTGCAAGTTCTCGTTTGGAAAGCTTTCTTCCTCATGTTGATACT GTCCTTGATCTCATTTGTGGATTAATTGATGATAGTCTCAGAGACCTTCTGGTGTTAAGCATCTTTCGAGCATTGTTG GAAGGCTATGTTTGGGTATTGTTGGATGGAGGTCCTTCTCGTGCCTTTTCTGATTCAGATGTTTCTGCTATAGAAGATGACTTCAATATGTTGAAG GTTTGGCAGCTTATGTTTGAAGCATTATCTCTCACAACTGATTAG
- the LOC110628051 gene encoding protein unc-13 homolog isoform X1 translates to MEHTALLHRYRRDRRKLLEFLLSSGLIKELRTPSGPTNSLSNIDFDTLSADYILLCLKSGGVIDVTEATKKYSDESAYPVTSHSHTRNSYFLVSDPDFSGSPPRRVPPPISVRQTTNAAQSSSQMESSDVENAAAFGDDHSPRYKNAPIRPSQNPEIPALGLPSLSTGLSEDDLRESAYELLLASIFLSGVQGNSVDDRKKEKSSKFLSSLKSKRDKLSQSQSLGRHSELMDTVRVQMQISEAMDACIRRNLMQVAARRIYGQIDLPHISLVLLNGIFKSDFRSEKSYIQWKNRQANILEEFICFPANVKKTEHLTIRSHAAKIRHEKEWDTVMSPSERVAVLASIRQVAVNLSSLPGRFGIQGETFYWTAGYHLNIRLYQKLLFAVFDVLDEGQFIEEADEVLSLIKLTWSTLGITQKMHNALYAWVLFRQFVETNEGMLLENAVTELQKVLTAEEADGKEEQYMNCVICSRQYDGHELKLNLVQAICVSISIWCDSTLLDYHLHFSQQKPSCFRTMMALVTAVGILTSDDCGEVKVRSSCSLTKFSASNDNVSSKLKYYVTRSTNAAYGRVANKVDLESKVQRMHPLAMLAEEVKLIAEREFNVFWPVLHQWCPESLMMSVVILHQSYGERLRPFLKQLSSLSEDVRSVLPSAEMLDHYLTELHGTALEANRLLLSSCQVLDHYQIGEVSTPLILDWVISQHTHILEWTGRAFDIEDWEPLSFHQRQAASIVEVFRIVEETVDQFFGFNLPMDITHLQALLSVIFHSLDTYLLKMLNRLVDKNHLYPSAPPLTRYTETVISVIKKRLLECAPMDDDVICKLNELTIPKLCIRLNTLQYIQKQIGILEDGIRKSWALVRPSHNPRWTRDEPLEESSLLTCSEAIDALFATTFSIIKDTAGDAINKICAFTGARVVFWDLRNTFLFHLYRGDVASSRLESFLPHVDTVLDLICGLIDDSLRDLLVLSIFRALLEGYVWVLLDGGPSRAFSDSDVSAIEDDFNMLKDFFIAGGEGLPRSLVEQEAKFSQQILGLFSLQTETVIKLLMNASEHISVGLDFNKRPHMHLEDAHTLIRVLCHKKDREASKFLKLQYQLPMSSEYDDTPARDSTTRSPLISDLLKRSYSTNWTKKGHSSFKSIKKKLQGATSEIRNVAR, encoded by the exons ATGGAGCACACAGCTCTTTTGCACCGTTACCGTCGTGATCGCCGGAAACTCTTGGAGTTTCTTTTATCTTCTGGTTTGATCAAGGAGCTCCGAACTCCATCCGGTCCCACCAATTCTCTCTCTAATATTGATTTCGATACTCTCAGCGCCGATTATATCCTCCTCTGCCTGAAATCAG GTGGAGTTATCGATGTTACTGAAGCGACTAAGAAGTACTCAGACGAATCTGCATATCCTGTCACG AGTCATTCACATACAAGGAACTCCTATTTTCTTGTTTCTGATCCAGATTTTTCTGGATCTCCTCCTAGGCGTGTGCCTCCTCCAATTTCTGTTCGCCAAACCACTAATGCTGCCCAATCATCTAGTCAAATGGAAAGTTCAGATGTTGAGAATGCCGCAGCATTTGGGGATGATCATAGTCCTAGATATAAAAATGCACCTATTAGGCCTTCACAAAATCCAGAAATTCCTGCACTTGGTTTACCTAGTCTGAGCACAG GATTGTCTGAGGATGACTTGCGGGAATCAGCCTATGAGTTACTGCTTGCTTCTATATTTTTGTCTGG GGTTCAAGGTAATTCAGTTGAcgatagaaagaaagaaaagagttccAAATTTTTATCTAGCTTGAAAAGTAAAAGGGACAAGCTTTCACAATCACAGTCTTTAGGAAGACACTCAGAGCTCATGGACACTGTCCGTGTTCAGATGCAG ATTTCAGAAGCCAtggatgcttgcattaggcgAAATTTGATGCAGGTGGCAGCAAGGAGAATTTATGGACAAATTGACCTTCCCCACATCTCACTGGTCCTTTTGAATGGTATTTTCAAGTCTGATTTTCGTAGTGAAAAGTCTTATATCCAATGGAAGAACAGGCAG GCCAATATATTAGAAGAATTTATTTGTTTTCCTGCTAATGTCAAGAAAACTGAACATCTAACTATTAGAAGCCATGCTGCAAAGATCAGACATGAGAAG GAATGGGACACTGTAATGTCGCCTTCTGAGCGTGTTGCAGTTCTAGCATCTATTAGACAAGTTGCTGTAAATTTGTCATCTCTGCCTGGGCGATTTGGCATTCAAGGTGAAACCTTTTATTGGACTGCCGGCTATCACTTGAATATAAGACTTTATCAAAAACTACTTTTTGCTGTCTTTGATGTTCTTGATGAAGGCCAATTTATAGAG GAAGCCGATGAAGTCTTATCACTTATAAAATTAACCTGGTCTACTTTAGGCATCACCCAGAAAATGCATAATGCATTATATGCATGGGTCCTTTTTCGACAG TTTGTGGAGACAAATGAGGGTATGCTTTTAGAAAATGCAGTTACTGAGTTGCAGAAAGTTCTAACTGCTGAAGAAGCTGATGGGAAGGAGGAGCAGTATATGAACTGTGTAATATGTTCAAGGCAATATGATGGGCATGAACTAAAGTTAAATTTGGTGCAGGCTATTTGTGTCTCAATAAGCATTTGGTGTGACAGTACACTGCTAGATTATCATCTGCATTTCAGTCAG CAGAAACCTTCTTGCTTCAGAACAATGATGGCCCTGGTGACGGCAGTTGGAATACTTACTTCTGATGATTGTGGTGAAGTTAAGGTTAGATCTAGCTGCAGT TTAACAAAATTCAGTGCTTCAAATGATAATGTTTCTAGCAAGCTTAAATATTATGTCACGAGGTCTACTAATGCTGCATATGGGCGG GTTGCAAATAAAGTTGATCTTGAATCTAAAGTACAAAGGATGCATCCATTGGCTATGCTCGCTGAGGAAGTAAAGTTGATTGCTGAAAGAGAGTTCAATGTCTTTTGGCCAGTGTTACATCAATGGTGTCCTGAGTCCTTGATGATGTCAGTTGTCATTTTGCACCAATCTTATGGGGAAAGACTG AGACCTTTCCTTAAGCAATTGTCATCTCTTTCTGAAGATGTTAGGTCAGTTCTTCCTTCTGCTGAAATGTTGGATCATTATTTGACTGAGCTACATGGTACTGCTCTGGAAGCAAATAGGTTGCTTCTTTCTTCCTGTCAAGTTTTAGATCATTATCAG ATTGGAGAAGTTTCCACACCTCTCATTCTTGATTGGGTAATATCTCAGCACACTCATATTTTGGAATGGACTGGGCGCGCTTTTGATATTGAG GATTGGGAGCCTTTATCATTTCATCAACGACAGGCAGCATCTATAGTTGAAGTTTTTAGAATTGTAGAAGAG ACTGTGGATCAATTCTTTGGCTTCAATCTCCCGATGGATATTACCCATCTACAAGCTCTATTATCTGTAATTTTTCATAGTCTGGACACATATTTGTTGAAAATGCTCAACCGGTTAG TTGACAAGAATCATCTCTATCCATCTGCTCCTCCTTTAACTCGTTACACGGAGACTGTTATTTCAGTAATTAAGAAAAGGCTGCTCGAGTGTGCACCAATGGATGACGATGTGATCTGCAAGTTGAATGAGCTGACAATACCAAAACTCTGCATTAGGTTGAATACTCTTCAA TATATTCAGAAACAGATTGGCATTTTGGAAGATGGGATTAGAAAATCTTGGGCCCTGGTCAGGCCATCTCATAACCCAAGATGGA CAAGAGATGAGCCCCTAGAGGAGTCTAGTTTGCTAACTTGCAGCGAAGCTATTGACGCACTATTTGCAACCACATTTAGCATCATCAAGGATACTGCAGGAGATGCTATCAACAAAATTTGTGCCTTCACTG GAGCAAGAGTTGTATTCTGGGACCTGAGAAACACATTCCTGTTTCATTTATATCGTGGAGATGTTGCAAGTTCTCGTTTGGAAAGCTTTCTTCCTCATGTTGATACT GTCCTTGATCTCATTTGTGGATTAATTGATGATAGTCTCAGAGACCTTCTGGTGTTAAGCATCTTTCGAGCATTGTTG GAAGGCTATGTTTGGGTATTGTTGGATGGAGGTCCTTCTCGTGCCTTTTCTGATTCAGATGTTTCTGCTATAGAAGATGACTTCAATATGTTGAAG GATTTCTTTATAGCTGGTGGAGAAGGCCTTCCTCGTTCATTAGTTGAGCAAGAAGCAAAATTCAGTCAACAGATACTTGGTTTATTTTCCCTGCAG ACTGAAACAGTTATTAAATTGTTGATGAATGCAAGTGAGCATATCTCAGTGGGATTGGATTTTAATAAGCGTCCTCATATGCATTTGGAAGATGCCCACACTTTAATACGAGTCTTGTGCCACAAGAAAGACAGGGAGGCTTCCAAGTTCCTAAAACTGCAGTATCAGCTTCCCATGTCTTCAG AGTACGATGACACTCCAGCTCGGGATTCAACTACGAGATCACCTCTTATATCAGATCTCCTTAAGCGAAGTTATTCAACTAATTGGACCAAAAAGGGTCACAGCAGTTTCAAATCAATAAAGAAAAAACTTCAAGGAGCAACATCTGAGATCAGGAATGTAGCTCGGTAA